The proteins below are encoded in one region of Spirochaeta isovalerica:
- the dapA gene encoding 4-hydroxy-tetrahydrodipicolinate synthase translates to MFSGVYTALVTPFDRKGELDREKLKELVDFQIGEGISGLVPVGTTGESPTLSIKENIEVIDLVVKGSAGRKKVIAGTGSNCTSEALEMTKAAKDIGADASLQVAPYYNKPTQEGLYRHFMTIADEVDLPLVVYNIQGRSGVNIETDTLMRLAKHPNIVAVKEASGNLGQMMDVISRKPEDFALLSGDDNIAMPVTLMGGNGVISVASNLIPAQMEAMIGAALKGDVETARDMHYKLLPLFKAMFLETNPLPVKTAMAIMGKVEEIFRLPLCPSSGETKEKLKEVLKGQNLI, encoded by the coding sequence ATGTTTTCAGGCGTTTATACGGCTCTGGTCACCCCATTTGACCGTAAGGGAGAACTGGATCGGGAAAAACTGAAAGAATTGGTTGATTTCCAGATCGGCGAAGGAATTTCGGGGCTTGTTCCCGTCGGCACGACAGGAGAAAGCCCCACTCTGTCCATAAAAGAAAATATTGAAGTCATAGACCTGGTGGTAAAGGGTTCTGCCGGCCGGAAGAAAGTTATTGCCGGGACGGGTTCCAACTGTACTTCCGAAGCGCTTGAAATGACGAAAGCGGCCAAAGATATTGGTGCAGATGCAAGTCTTCAGGTTGCCCCATATTACAACAAACCTACACAGGAAGGACTTTACCGCCATTTCATGACTATTGCCGACGAGGTCGACCTGCCTCTTGTCGTCTACAATATCCAGGGGCGGTCCGGGGTGAACATTGAGACAGACACGCTGATGCGCCTGGCGAAACACCCCAACATAGTGGCCGTAAAAGAAGCCAGCGGGAATCTGGGACAGATGATGGATGTCATCAGCCGGAAACCAGAGGATTTCGCCCTTCTCTCAGGAGACGACAATATTGCCATGCCCGTGACATTGATGGGAGGGAACGGCGTTATCTCGGTTGCCAGTAACCTGATTCCCGCCCAGATGGAAGCCATGATCGGCGCAGCTCTCAAGGGAGATGTGGAGACAGCCAGGGATATGCACTACAAACTCCTTCCGCTTTTCAAGGCCATGTTCCTGGAGACCAATCCCCTGCCGGTGAAAACGGCAATGGCTATAATGGGAAAAGTGGAGGAAATCTTCCGTCTGCCTCTATGCCCCTCTTCCGGGGAAACAAAGGAAAAACTGAAAGAGGTTCTGAAAGGACAGAATCTTATTTGA
- the dapB gene encoding 4-hydroxy-tetrahydrodipicolinate reductase, with product MNIVINGYGRMGHQIEEILLERGDTVSARIDISGRSDYPDLTGAILNELKPDAVIEFATEDCVVKHAEICSKAGVPLVVGTTGWSDRVGKVKEIIESNNSAYLYGSNFSVGAHMFFALVEKAAAMINPLPEYDIFMTEFHHNKKVDSPSGTALTTAHKIIENNNRKTEIVIDPLQRKIEENELHVASVRGGSVPGTHSVYMDSLADTIEITHRARSRKGFAMGSVLAAQWLMGKKGFFTIEDYIKDLLGQ from the coding sequence ATGAATATTGTGATAAACGGATACGGCAGGATGGGTCATCAGATTGAAGAGATTCTTCTGGAAAGAGGCGATACTGTTTCAGCCCGAATCGACATCAGCGGCAGGAGCGATTACCCGGATCTGACCGGAGCAATCCTGAATGAACTGAAGCCCGATGCGGTTATCGAGTTTGCCACGGAGGATTGCGTGGTCAAACACGCGGAAATCTGCTCTAAAGCCGGCGTACCTCTGGTCGTCGGAACCACGGGCTGGAGTGACAGGGTCGGGAAAGTCAAGGAAATCATTGAATCCAACAACTCCGCATATCTTTACGGTTCCAACTTCTCCGTAGGCGCTCATATGTTTTTCGCTCTTGTTGAAAAAGCGGCGGCTATGATAAATCCCCTTCCGGAGTACGATATATTCATGACGGAGTTTCACCATAATAAAAAGGTGGATTCTCCTTCGGGAACAGCTTTGACAACGGCACACAAAATCATAGAGAATAACAACAGGAAGACTGAAATTGTCATAGACCCTCTGCAAAGGAAAATAGAAGAGAACGAATTGCATGTCGCTTCCGTCAGAGGGGGAAGCGTACCGGGAACCCATTCTGTCTACATGGACAGTCTGGCCGATACGATCGAGATTACCCACAGAGCGAGAAGCCGGAAAGGTTTTGCCATGGGATCTGTTCTGGCGGCACAGTGGCTTATGGGCAAAAAGGGTTTCTTCACAATAGAGGATTATATCAAAGACCTTCTGGGTCAATAG
- the pta gene encoding phosphate acetyltransferase: protein MSFVEEMKAKAVSMGKKLVLPEGTEPRTIQAARIICDEKIASEVTLVGNKSSIEKAAESLGVDLSGITISDPADSDRLSAYGKEYFELRKHKGVSESDAVEGIKDPLKWGAMMVRLGDADAMVAGADNATGKVLVAGFTIIKTAPGVSSASSCFVMDFPDKKWGKDGLMIFSDCATIPEPTTEQLAEIAIQASTSCKTFLQTEPVTAMLSFSTKGSAKHPNVDKVLDALAMVKEKAPELNIDGEMQLDAAIIPSVGEKKAPGSKVAGKANTLIFPDLQSGNIGYKLAQRFGNAGAYGPFLQGFAKPISDLSRGCSVEDIVNTCAVTMTQVEN from the coding sequence ATGTCATTCGTTGAAGAGATGAAAGCCAAAGCAGTCAGCATGGGTAAAAAACTCGTTCTACCCGAAGGAACAGAACCGAGAACCATTCAGGCGGCAAGAATTATCTGCGATGAAAAAATCGCTTCGGAAGTAACCCTTGTGGGAAATAAATCCTCAATTGAAAAAGCCGCGGAAAGTCTGGGTGTCGATCTGTCGGGAATTACCATATCCGATCCTGCCGATTCAGACAGACTCTCCGCTTACGGAAAAGAGTACTTTGAGCTGCGAAAACACAAAGGCGTAAGCGAGTCCGATGCTGTTGAAGGGATCAAAGATCCTCTGAAATGGGGTGCCATGATGGTTCGTCTAGGCGACGCGGATGCCATGGTGGCAGGAGCCGACAATGCAACGGGAAAAGTTCTAGTCGCCGGTTTCACCATTATCAAAACAGCACCCGGCGTCAGCTCTGCCTCATCATGCTTTGTCATGGATTTTCCCGATAAAAAATGGGGCAAGGACGGCCTTATGATTTTCTCCGACTGCGCGACGATCCCCGAACCGACGACGGAACAGCTCGCCGAGATTGCTATCCAGGCATCGACATCCTGCAAAACCTTCCTGCAGACAGAACCGGTAACCGCCATGTTATCCTTTTCGACAAAAGGTTCGGCCAAGCATCCCAATGTGGATAAGGTCCTCGACGCCCTGGCTATGGTAAAAGAGAAAGCTCCCGAACTGAACATAGACGGAGAAATGCAGCTTGATGCAGCCATCATCCCTTCTGTGGGTGAAAAGAAAGCTCCCGGATCCAAAGTGGCGGGAAAAGCCAATACGCTGATATTCCCCGATCTTCAGTCGGGAAATATCGGATACAAACTGGCTCAGAGATTCGGAAACGCCGGAGCCTACGGCCCCTTCCTCCAGGGATTTGCCAAACCGATTTCCGACCTTTCCAGAGGCTGTTCGGTCGAAGATATCGTCAATACCTGTGCGGTGACGATGACACAGGTTGAAAACTGA